From the Lathyrus oleraceus cultivar Zhongwan6 chromosome 3, CAAS_Psat_ZW6_1.0, whole genome shotgun sequence genome, the window CTTCCATTTTGCTGGGACAGGTGCTGTGGTGTACTGATTTGTAAATctcttatttttttattttatttttatactATTTTTATTCTCATTTTCCTAATGTGATATTCCTGATATTATTTgatattaatatttttaattctttCGAAATTTCACACAGTTCCatatgttattttattttattatttataataatacTCTTTGTCATATTTTGAATACTTAATACAAAATACAATATATTTTCATTCATATAATATCAATCTTAACATGCAAGTATATCTTTAAGTCATTTGCTTTTATTTATGTATATACAACAACACTTTCACATTTTCTACTTGAGAAAATCTTATAATCAGATTCCACAATAATGTAGAGCTTTCACTAGAATCGATCTGCCAATTGAGGAAATCGTTGAAGAAGCCATGTCACACTCTTTATCAGCGTCTGCATGTAAAGTTTTTCAAGAGGATTAGTCTGATATATTCATTGTTTTACATTCAGAAGCATTGCAGATAAAGAAAAATTCACATACCAAAGTTGCATCGCCCGGCTTGATTGCAGGTTCAACACTGTCTCGTCCATATCTGTTTATCCGAAAATATAAGGTTCATCAAGAAATTAAACTATAATAAATTTCGATTACGAATAGCATATAAACACATCGAATCATGATTCCTTTCACGGAACACTGATACCGATCAAACCAGAAACCGCCACCAATTCATTCACGAATCCGACCTAAATAGCGTATTACGCAAGAAAATAAATAATCATCATCTAAACAAAAATTCCATACGAAAATCATGGAAGTTGTTTATACTATGATCAAAGAGTTTACCAAGCACCATCATGTTAATGCTCACAAAAAAAACAAAGTATCATTACTTACGTTATTTGCCTCTTGCCATTAATCACCTCCAAACGATAAAAACTGCATCCTTTGCTAAAAGGAAAAGGCTTTCCTTTCCATTCTGCAGGCAATAACAAATGTTAATAAAACATAACACCTTCTCAAATAACCCTGCAATGGTTTTAAATTGTGGTCTGCAACAACATTTGCAGCCGCAATATTGCTGATGCGGTAGTCTCTGCAACCTCAGACGGGCAATTGTGACGTGATTTGAAATCACGTATTTTTCCACATTAAAAATCACATTGAAATCACGTGTTTTTTCACATTAAAATTCACGTCGTAATGGCCGTAATACGCATCACAACGACCGTAATGACTTCAATTTAAAACACAACCTTTTATCGTATGAGATCTATTTACACGACTTTCTCAATAGATATTTACCTAAAACTAATTTACATCGAAATTCCATTCTAGTTAAACTCTATGAGTAATAGATAAATCAAATGTATAGATATAAAGAAAACTTCAATTTGAATATGAAACACACCTAAATGCCAAATCACTCCAACAGATGATGCATCCTCCATAGACAAATCATCAATAATAAACTGCAGATCTAAGCTTGTAGATTCAGTAAACTTCTTGAAGAACTCTATAATTTCCTGCAAAATAGTACCAACAAAAATTCAGAAACCAATCTGCATAATCAATTATTTAACCAAAAACAAAATTCCCATAAATCACCTTACGACCGACAAAGGGCCTAGGAAAGACAAGATCCTCGTACACACAATTTTCAGATATAAGAAACTGAACAGAATCCACATCATGTCTATTGATTCCTTCATAGAAATTTCTCACCACTGTTGAAGCTGAATCTACAACGTTGTTATCATCAAAGCGTGTGGTAGTTGTAACTGATTTATTAACTGCCATATTCCATTTTCTTGCTGTTCTTGTTCCAACTCCAGCAACCTTGTTAACTGAATTTGGAACATAGATTGTGATGATTCTTTTTGGTGACAAAGAAGTTAGAGGTGAAGTTGAGTTCAAAATTAGCGATTGAGTGATGCTACTTGAACTACACACCATAGACATTTTATGCTACACTTCACCCACTAGGCCACCACCTCATAGACTCACTTTATCTTCACACTTCAACAGGTCTTATATTTAAAATGAAAAAAGTGTATATATGTGTATAAATATAAGCTTAGAAGAAAATAAATCTTAAACATGCATTTTAAGATTTATTTTAAATTAGTGgatatatttatatttttttcttaAATAGACTTCTTATTTTGTTGATAAGGTAAATACATTTTTTTATTAATACTACTCATTTATTTTATTTGATAAAATATTTAACATTGCAAAAATTAGAAATATGCACACATCtattcttttaaaaaaaatataaattattgaATAAAAAAGGAAAAACAATTTGGATTGATATATTTGCACAGGGTTAAAAGAGATATGTATATTTGCAAATGGCTCACGAGGGACGATGTAGAAGGTGAACGACGCCCACAACATTCTCTTGGTCGCCCGTTTACTAGATTGAGCGCCCATTATTAAGATATAATACCCATTTCTCGAATACGTCGCTCATTCTATGGATGACTCGTCAGAAGCGTGAGAACGTGAGAAGTGACATGTCTGAATCTACAACGGTACAAAGAAGAAGTCACAGGAAATTTAGTCACGTTCTCCTAAATAATAAGGAAGTAAGTTCCCCTCC encodes:
- the LOC127128386 gene encoding uncharacterized protein LOC127128386, whose product is MSMVCSSSSITQSLILNSTSPLTSLSPKRIITIYVPNSVNKVAGVGTRTARKWNMAVNKSVTTTTRFDDNNVVDSASTVVRNFYEGINRHDVDSVQFLISENCVYEDLVFPRPFVGRKEIIEFFKKFTESTSLDLQFIIDDLSMEDASSVGVIWHLEWKGKPFPFSKGCSFYRLEVINGKRQITYGRDSVEPAIKPGDATLTLIKSVTWLLQRFPQLADRF